One window of Xiphophorus hellerii strain 12219 unplaced genomic scaffold, Xiphophorus_hellerii-4.1 PGA_scaffold_73__1_contigs__length_124999, whole genome shotgun sequence genomic DNA carries:
- the LOC116716608 gene encoding gastrula zinc finger protein XlCGF8.2DB-like: MKTFPASPTSVEISCSEPEPNREQLVSQDSCDAEDRNQEESNDEDTEISSDEEPKQNNRCQKTRGYDNNSDKLKQKEQKKTHKDKNLYSCTMCDKLFSQKTHLIYHMRTHTGEKPFSCKFCGKCFSRESIVNNHLRIHTGEKPFSCLTCGKSFTLKHKLTDHMRIHTGEKPFPCNACDKSFNLKSNLKQHLRIHTGEKPFSCVTCGKSFSQRSQVTLHMRSHTGDRPFSCVTCGKSYSHKGHLTDHMRTHTGEKPFSCLTCGKSYSQKGHLTVHMRIHTGERPFPCSTCGKTFSRRSRLKKHLRIHTR, from the coding sequence ATGAAAACCTTTCCTGCATCTCCTACCAGTGTAGAAATAAGCTGCAGTGAACCCGAACCAAACAGGGAGCAACTCGTCTCTCAGGACAGCTGTGATGCTGAGGACCGAAATCAGGAAGAAAGCAATGATGAAGACACAGAAATAAGCAGCGATGAAGAACcgaaacaaaataacagatgtcagaaaaccagAGGGTATGATAACAATtctgacaaattaaaacaaaaagagcagaagaaaacgcacaaagataaaaatctgtatTCATGTACGATGTGTGATAAATTGTTTTCTCAAAAGACTCACTTGATCTACCACATGAGAAcgcacacaggtgagaagcctttctcatgcaagttttgtggaaaatgtttcagtcGAGAAAGTATTGTGAACAATCACCTGAGAATCCACACAGGCGAAAAGCCCTTCTCATGtctgacctgtggaaaaagtttcactctcAAACATAAGTTGACggatcacatgagaattcacacaggtgagaaaccgTTTCCGTGCAACGCTTGTGATAAATCTTTTAATCTAAAAAGCAATCTGAAGCAGCACCTGAGAATCCACACGGgcgagaagcctttctcatgtgtgaCCTGCGGTAAAAGTTTCAGTCAAAGAAGTCAAGTAACGCTTCACATGAGAAGTCACACGGGTGACCGACCTTTTTCATGCGTGACCTGTGGGAAAAGTTACAGCCACAAAGGTCACCTAACTgatcacatgagaactcacacaggtgagaagccattttcatgtctgacatgtggaaaaagttacagtcAGAAAGGCCATTTGACAGTTCACATgcgaattcacacaggtgagaggccGTTTCCATGTAGCACCTGTGGAAAAACCTTCAGTCGAAGAAGTCgtttaaaaaaacacctgaGAATTCACACAAGATAG
- the LOC116716607 gene encoding uncharacterized protein LOC116716607: MASLLLLLHLLPPQPGGQKSPKISASDAVERLVVFHKSCCSLEEHLRGQQGLQPYLLAVGRQRSKIDSFYIVMDKCLIPCQTNGSLGAFDELFKAHFVNIVFSPILTMGMTIYLKHLIVEHHKLFKFLYSHRNLIPKHHFMIHYPSSIRKIGPLLHMWSMRFEAKHKMFIEYFKNFKNITKSLAKKHQMATAYHWETISIKENEHGPLKPFSLKDEDVVNKEMLQMISSGDVFSTSWVRVEGVEYRPGLAVCSTIQDEMPVFCQISDVLLVDNTFLLLPKQLFTETFDDHHHAFRIVQSEERHLVKKT; the protein is encoded by the exons ATGGCCTCGCTGTTACTTCTCTTACATCTCCTTCCACCGCAACCAGGAGGACAGAAGTCTCCAAAAATCAGTGCAAGTGATGCAGTTGAGAGACTTGTTGTCTTTCATAAg tcatgCTGCAGTTTAGAGGAGCATCTCCGGGGTCAACAGGGTCTGCAGCCATACCTCCTTGCTGTTGGGCGTCAGAGAAGCAAGATTGAcagcttctacatcgtcatggATAAGTGCCTCATCCCATGCCAGACAAACGGTTCTCTTGGAGCATTTGATGAGCTAttcaaagcacattttgtgAACATTGTCTTTTCTCCTATTCTCACTATGGGTATGACGATATATTTGAAGCATTTGATTGTTGAACACCATAAACTCTTTAAGTTCTTATATTCACATCGAAATTTGATACCTAAGCATCATTTTATGATCCACTATCCATCTTCCATTAGGAAAATAGGTCCATTGTTACATATGTGGTCTATGAGGTTTGAggctaaacacaaaatgtttatagaatattttaaaaactttaaaaatataaccaaatcaCTTGCGAAAAAGCATCAGATGGCCACAGCTTATCATTGGGAAACAATaagtattaaagaaaatgagcatGGGCCTCTCAAACCATTTTCACTTAAAGATGAAGATGTGGTCAACAAAGAAAtgcttcaaatgatttcatcagGAGATGTTTTCTCAACCAGCTGGGTTAGAGTTGAGGGTGTTGAATACAGACCAGGACTTGCTGTTTGCAGCACAATTCAAGATGAGATGCCAGTGTTTTGTCAGATAAGTGATGTACTTTTAGTTGACAATACCTTTCTTTTGTTACCTAAACAGCtattcacagaaacatttgatgATCATCATCATGCTTTCAGGATTGTTCAAAGTGAAGAAAGGCATTTagtaaagaaaacttaa
- the LOC116716606 gene encoding gastrula zinc finger protein XlCGF57.1-like — MRTHTGEKPFSCVNCGKGFSQKQHLTQHMMIHTGEKPFSCVTCGKGFSHKQVLTRHMMIHTGEKPFSCMTCGKSFSHKQHLTQHMMIHTGEKPFSCVTCGKSFSHKQHLTKHMMIHTGEKPFSCVNCGKGFSHKQVLTRHMMIHTGEKPFSCVKCGKSFSQKQHLTEHMMIHTGEKPFSCVKCGKCFSQKQNLTLHMMIHTGEKPFSCVKCGKCFSHKRILTRHMKIHTGEKPFSCVKCGKGFSRKLSLTEHMMIHTGEKPFSCVNCGKGFSHKQVLTRHMMIHTGEKPFSCVKCGKNFSQKQHLTQHMMIHTGEKPFSCVKCGKGFSRKLSLTEHMMIHTGEKPFSCVNCGKGCSQKQKLTLHMMIHTGEKPFSCVNCGKSFSQKGNLTQHMMIHTGEKPFSCVKCGKSFSHKQVLTQHMMIHTGEKPFSCVKCGKCFSHKRILTQHMKIHTGEKPFSCVNCGKSFGQKRILTQHMKIHTGEKPFSCVKCGKSFSQKQDLTQHMMIHTGEKPFSCVKCGKSFCHKRILTEHMMIHTGEKPFSCVTCGESFRHKVSLIHHLRRHTGEKQ; from the coding sequence atgagaactcatacgggtgaaaagccgttttcatgtgtgaactgtggaaaaggttttagtcaaaaacagcatttaactcagcacatgatgattcacactggtgaaaagccgttttcatgtgtgacctgtggaaaaggttttagtcacaaacaggttttaactcggcacatgatgattcacactggtgaaaagccgttttcatgtatgacctgtggaaaaagttttagtcacaaacagcatttaactcagcacatgatgattcacactggtgaaaagccgttttcatgtgtgacctgtggaaaaagttttagtcacaaacagcatttaactaagcatatgatgattcacactggtgaaaagccgttttcatgtgtgaactgtggaaaaggttttagtcacaaacaggttttaactcggcacatgatgattcacactggtgaaaagccgttttcatgtgtgaaatgtggaaaaagttttagtcaaaaacagcatttaactgaacacatgatgattcacactggtgaaaagccgttttcatgtgtgaaatgtggaaaatgttttagtcaaaaacagaatttaactctgcacatgatgattcacactggtgaaaagccgttttcatgtgtgaaatgtggaaaatgttttagtcacaaacggattttaactcggcacatgaagattcacactggtgaaaagccgttttcatgtgtgaaatgtggaaaaggttttagtcgaaaacttagtttaactgaacacatgatgattcacactggtgaaaagccgttttcatgtgtgaactgtggaaaaggttttagtcacaaacaggttttaactcggcacatgatgattcacactggtgaaaagccgttttcatgtgtgaaatgtggaaaaaattttagtcaaaaacagcatttaactcagcacatgatgattcacactggtgaaaagccgttttcatgtgtgaaatgtggaaaaggttttagtcgaaaacttagtttaactgaacacatgatgattcacactggtgaaaagccgttttcatgtgtgaactgtggaaaaggttgtagtcaaaaacagaaattaactctgcacatgatgattcacactggtgaaaagccgttttcatgtgtgaactgtggaaaaagttttagtcaaaaaggtaatttaactcagcacatgatgattcacactggtgaaaagccgttttcatgtgtgaaatgtggaaaaagttttagtcacaaacaggttttaactcagcacatgatgattcacactggtgaaaagccgttttcatgtgtgaaatgtggaaaatgttttagtcacaaacggattttaactcagcacatgaagattcacactggtgaaaagccgttttcatgtgtgaactgtggaaaaagttttggtcAAAAACGgattttaactcagcacatgaagattcacactggtgaaaagccgttttcatgtgtgaaatgtggaaaaagttttagtcaaaaacaggatttaactcagcacatgatgattcacactggtgaaaagccgttttcatgtgtgaaatgtggaaaaagtttttgtcacaaacggattttaactgaacacatgatgattcacactggtgaaaaaccattttcatgtgtgacctgtggagaaAGTTTTCGTCACAAGGTGAGTTTAATTCACCACTTGAGgcgtcacacaggtgaaaagcagtag